The Streptomyces sp. NBC_00162 genome window below encodes:
- a CDS encoding FAD-dependent oxidoreductase, with protein MTSAVDAVDTEDTIDVVVVGAGPTGLLLAGDLAAAGLSVTLVERRPRTAANLTRAFAVHARTLELLDARGLADALLSTGRRIDRVRPFGGMALSLQRLSTRYPFVLITPQYETEKLLERRALSTGVDIRYDCELIGLSQDRDTVTLDLRTANGTSTGTRTTLHARHAIGADGVRSTVRTALGLPFPGQAVVRSMILADVRLTRPPEDLLAVNGNADAFGFLVPFGDGWYRAIGWHRDGRAQDTDPVGLDELRAILHTALGTDHGMHDPRWISRFHSDERQVPHYRSGRVFLAGDAAHVHSPAGGLGMNTGLQDAANLSWKLAAVLHGRTPDPEALLDSYHRERHPVGRLVLRISGAVVRAVMATGPVRRTARGLGAAVLPRIGPARDRALGLVSGIGISYPPPPGTRRPAGRRAPDLALEPGPHGQRLYEALRSGGFVLVTPPGRATPPGAPLTHVHWRTGRRTTRSARAGAARTARTACVLVRPDGYVAWSATRATDAELTAAVAAWLLPAATPGRTAGPAQKA; from the coding sequence GATCGACGTCGTCGTGGTCGGCGCCGGGCCCACCGGGCTGCTCCTCGCCGGTGACCTCGCCGCCGCCGGACTCTCCGTCACCCTCGTCGAAAGACGCCCCCGCACCGCCGCCAACCTCACCCGCGCCTTCGCCGTGCACGCCCGCACGCTCGAACTGCTCGACGCGCGCGGCCTCGCCGACGCACTCCTCTCCACCGGCCGGCGGATCGACCGCGTACGCCCCTTCGGAGGCATGGCTCTCTCCCTTCAACGGCTGAGCACCCGCTACCCGTTCGTACTCATCACCCCTCAATATGAGACAGAGAAACTGCTCGAGCGTCGCGCGCTGTCCACAGGCGTGGACATCCGATATGACTGCGAGCTCATCGGACTGAGCCAGGACCGGGACACCGTCACCCTCGACCTGCGCACCGCAAACGGCACCAGCACCGGCACCCGCACCACGCTCCACGCCCGCCACGCCATCGGCGCCGACGGCGTCCGCTCCACCGTCCGCACCGCCCTCGGCCTGCCCTTCCCCGGCCAGGCCGTCGTCCGCTCCATGATCCTCGCCGACGTCCGCCTGACCCGGCCCCCCGAGGACCTCCTCGCCGTCAACGGCAACGCCGACGCCTTCGGCTTCCTCGTCCCCTTCGGCGACGGCTGGTACCGCGCCATCGGCTGGCACCGCGACGGCCGCGCCCAGGACACCGACCCCGTCGGCCTCGACGAGCTGCGCGCCATCCTCCACACCGCCCTCGGCACCGACCACGGCATGCACGACCCCCGCTGGATCTCCCGCTTCCACAGCGACGAACGCCAGGTCCCCCACTACCGCTCCGGCCGCGTCTTCCTCGCCGGCGACGCCGCGCACGTCCACTCCCCCGCCGGCGGCCTCGGCATGAACACCGGCCTCCAGGACGCCGCCAACCTCTCCTGGAAACTCGCCGCCGTCCTCCACGGCCGCACCCCCGACCCCGAGGCCCTCCTCGACAGCTACCACCGCGAGCGCCACCCCGTCGGCCGCCTCGTCCTGCGCATCAGCGGCGCCGTGGTCCGCGCCGTCATGGCCACCGGCCCCGTCCGCCGCACCGCCCGCGGCCTCGGCGCCGCCGTCCTCCCCCGCATCGGCCCCGCCCGCGACCGCGCCCTCGGCCTGGTCTCCGGCATCGGGATCTCCTACCCGCCACCGCCCGGCACCCGCCGCCCCGCCGGCCGGCGCGCCCCCGACCTCGCCCTCGAGCCCGGCCCGCACGGGCAGCGGCTCTACGAGGCCCTGCGCTCCGGCGGCTTCGTCCTGGTCACCCCGCCCGGCCGGGCCACCCCGCCCGGAGCCCCGCTCACCCACGTCCACTGGCGCACGGGCCGGCGTACCACCCGAAGCGCCCGTGCCGGTGCCGCCCGTACCGCCCGTACCGCCTGCGTCCTCGTACGCCCCGACGGTTACGTCGCCTGGAGCGCGACCCGGGCCACCGACGCCGAACTCACGGCAGCGGTGGCGGCCTGGCTCCTGCCCGCCGCCACCCCCGGCCGTACGGCCGGTCCCGCTCAGAAGGCGTAG